The Candidatus Wallbacteria bacterium genome includes the window CCAATTACATCGGCAGGGTGAGGGCTCTGGCCCGCGGCTGTGCGGAGACATATCTGAAGAAAAGCGAAAATTAATTGGTTCGGATCTGATTCAGGTGAGTTTCCATCCAGAACAGCTTGTATAGCTCGGCCGTAGCCTGGACAGCCAGAGGCAGCAAGGCATCTGCAAATTGCTTTATTTCAGTTTCATTCACGTCACGGTACGGTGGATAAGTAATAGTGTATTCCTCCGGAAAACATCCATCGCTCCTATAATTATCAGTCACCTCAGCTACAGCGAAAAAAAGTTTGTAAAGATCATTTACAGAGTGTCAACTTTTCGTGGGCAAGATCATTTGAGCAATATGTTTAATCTGAATACAGCAAGCTGCTGATTAGTTTGGGAAAAATGATTAGTAACTCATGAAAATGCTGCACTTTTCAGGCAGCCCTTTGATAAAACACTTTCCCGGTTTTAATGATTGTTTCCAGAAAACCGCTAGGATCTTTGGTATCAGGGAGCAGGACCGGCTCGATTCTGGGGTCTATTTTTCTGCCTATTCCATTCAAGTCTGCCGACAATTCCAGGTAATTCCCCTCAATTTTGTCTACAATTACAGCAATATCAATATCACTGATTTCCTTTTCCTCTCCTCTAGCATAGGAACCATAAAGAAAAATAGACTTTGCCGGCAGTTTTTCCAGAACTGCACTCACAAATCTCGTTATGATCCTATTTGTTGCTTGATCCATTGAAAAAAAATCTCCGTTTCATTGATCAGCTTTTCACTTACATCTCTATCTATCGATGACATCATTAGTTCCATGTTTTTTGGATACCTGATCTGAATATTTAAAGGTGTGAGTTTATCGATAAGTCTGTTTTGAGTTTCGGATAGACTTGGAGTAAGGTTAACTGCAGCCACTAAAACTTCAAGTTTGTGAGTATAGGGAGGTTCTTTTTTCAGAACTATCCAATAATGCGCTTTCAGAGCCTTTTCCAAAACCTGATGACACATGAATCCCACGTAAAGATATCGACCTGAAATGTACATCGCTTTCGCGGTTTCAAAATCGTATTCAGCGATGGCCAGCCAGTAATTAACTTTTTCCTTGATCTCCATATTATTGATGTTATAGGTTATTTTTCAGCCGGTCAAGCACCTGCTTTCTGACTTGTTTAATCATATGCAAATTCTTTCCACTAATCCCGGGTCCGTTTTTACCGATAATCTTCAAGGAACACTTCCGGACCCTTGTCAAAAGGGCATTTTACAATAGCTCTGGAGGAAACTTGAAAAAATTCCAATACTCGATCCTTTTCATGCTGACGCTCGGGATGACCTATCTCCTGCTGATACACGGAGGCTGCGAGGACAAGGTCACGGTATTTCCGAAGGTGAGCCTTGAGACCGCATACACTGGATACGTTTATGTCCCTGACACGGATGTGCAGAAGGGATACGTCAGGACCAAGAGCATGGCGCCCCCTGTGGCTCAGGGTTATGTCCCTCTGGCAGGCGGAAAGGTTGAGATCGGTTACGATACCTGCTACATCATGAATGACGGCTCGTTCAATCTCCCCCTGACCAGGACCCCGGCGTCTGTTTCGCTTGTCAATATTTACGATTCAGCCGGAGACCTGATCGCCACTTACCGCACTCTGATCGAAAACCGCAGCACAGTAGCCCAGAAGATCGAGCTGGTGGGAGGCAAGGGATATTACACCCCCAGGATCTATCGCCTGGATCTGCAGATGCAGTATATCAAGAATGCCATGCCCAGAGCCTGGGCCGGACCCGACAAGATAGTGCTCAACAATCATAAATTCATCCTGCACGGTTATGCTTATGACTGGGACAGCTGCGACAGCACCAACTGCGGCGCCGGATCGAACGACATCATAAAATACGAATGGCAGTACCAGTGCGATGGAAAAGTCAGGCTGGCCACTTCACTGACCGGCACAGTGGAGATCGGGACCGCTGAAATCTGTCCGGGCCCCCACGACATGGTGATGAAAGTCACTGATCATCAGGGAAATGTGGCAGCCGACACCATGCGGCTGATCGTGAACACTACTGGAATCGAAGACACGCAGCCAGTGGCCGGCGCCGGCTGTGATGTGAAGACTCACGTTTTTGAGATGGTTACGCTGGATGGGAGCGGAAGTTACGATGAAGATGCTGCCGACTTGCTGACTTATGCCTGGGAACAGGTGGCAGGGCCTGTGGTGGCACTAGACAACTATACCATAATCAAACCCTCCTTCACTCCTTCGGAAACAGGACTTTACGTATTCGGGCTCAGGGTCAAAGACAACAAGGCCTGTGATATATCCCAGTCGGAATATGACTTCGTGAATGTCTGGGTGGAAACCAGGGAGACAAGCACCACTCCTTATATCGTCTTCCATTCCAACATGGATGCGTCAGGCTATTATTATCTCTATACTATGAATCCGCAGGGCGCCAACATTCAGAAACTGCCCACATTTGATCTCTATCATTCCTTTGAACCCGTGTTTTCCAGAGACGGGCAGAATGTGTTCTTTGTTTCGAATTACGGGGGCAGAGGCAATCAGCTCTTCCGCGTAAACATCAGCAGCGGAGTGGCGAACGCTCTTACCACTGACTATGAAAACTCCTCACCTGCTGCGTCTCCCACTGCAGACTGGATCGCCTATGTCTCTACGAGAACCGGGAAAAAACAGATTTTCATCGTTGATTATCAGGGAAATGCGCCAGATCCTGCTACCCAGCGAGTCCCATATCAGCTGATGGTCGACACTAACAACCAGAGCGATCCCTGCTTCACTTACGATGGTTCGGTGCTTTATACCACTGACTCGGACGAGGTGGCTACAGGAAATCGGAATATCTATAAAGTTAGATTGCTGCTTGATACAGGGGAGATTACTCACGACAATGCTGATCTGACCCGTCTTACAGCCACTGCCGACGACGAACATGCTCCAGCCAGCTCAATCACAGGAACCATCGCTTATATCCGGAAAAGAGCCGGCTTTGAGGAAGTCTGGAAGATGAGCGCGGACGGCACTTCCCAGCAGGCTGTTGTCACAAGCTGCAACTGCAGGGACCCACATTTCACCAGCGACGGACAGAAAATTCTGTTCTCCTCGATTCAGGGCGGTGACGGAAACTACGAGATATATTCATATGATCTCAATACAGGCAGCACATCTACCCTGACATCGAACATTGCCGACAACGGGCATCCGGACTACAATCCGATTCAGTAATCAGCTGTATTCCTTTTGCAGTATGAAACGCAAGGTTTCATGGGCACCCGTGAAGGGTGCCCCTACGGATTCAATGCACAAACACACTTCGTTGTAATAACCGAACTATAAATCGATGTTATGTCTGCTAATACCATGTTTTACTTGTCATAAATAAAATAGATGCAATTGCATAGAAATTAGTAAAATCAAAATTATCGGCTTGAAATCAATCAACTGGAAGTTAATTCTAATGAAATTAATGCGATGAGCCTTTGATCAGGCGACTTTGATCTCTTTATTTTCTTGTTGATTCTGAGTAACACTTTTGTTTGCAGCAGTTTCAGGTGGTTTCAGCTGTTCGATCTCGAACTCGACCGGAAGCTCATAGAACAGCACTTTCTTGAGCTTCTCAAACAGCATGCCGAACCAGCCCACGGCAGCTTCCTGCTGGGGCTGCAGGCATTTTTCGATAACCTCCAGATCCGCATAAACTTCAGAGTACAGTTTATCCAGAATTGGTTGGTGGTAGTTTTTTAGGTTCTTCATACCTTAGAAATATCGACTGAAATGGGAATTTTCTTCAAGGTTATGTGGTAATAAAAAAAACTTGAACAACTTTGTTATTTTTCGCATACTTAAATCATCCAAAAAATACAAAAAAAATAATCGGTTTAAGGTTTTTCGATTCTCCCGGGTGTCTTTGCGCCGGAATGGCGGATTTAAGGGCTAATTCTCCGGAAAGAGCTTTAGTATGCTTCTTTATCTATTTCGCACTGGAGATTGCCAAGAAAATATTTTAAAGAACTGGGGAGAGGGTATCCAAGTATGTATGCACATGAAGCCAAGAAGTATCTAGTTAAGTCCATGTCTGAAGCAAGACAGATGATCAAGAGCGACCTGGGCGAAGAAGCAGTGATTCTGCACAGCAAGAGGCTGGATGATGGAGCAAGTTCATATGGAGGAGCTTTTTTTGAAGTTCTTGCTACTGCCGAGCGGAAATGTTTTGCAGTGAACACTCTTCGTCCTCAAGACAAGATCAAACAGCTGGAGAGCGAACTTAAAGAAATCAAGGAAACACTGACCCAGCTTGTTTCTCTCTGCCAGCAAAAAAAAGGAAATCTCGAAAACACGTCGCATTCACCGACCGAAAAAAAACTGATGGAACTTGGCATCGACGAACCGGTGGTGAAAAAACTGGCATCCGAAATGGAAATGTTTGACGACAAACTCGATTTTGAAAGCAAACTCTCAAAAATTATCGAAAAGTTACCGGCTGCAGTAGACATCAAACAAAAAATATACGCTTTCATCGGGCCTACCGGAGTCGGTAAAACCACCACTCTGGCCAAGATATCTTCTGCGCTGAAGCTGTCGGAAAGCGAGCTGGACCCGCATCGGATTATCTACATTACACTGGACCATTACAGGCTGGGGGCCCCGGAACAGCTCAAAAACTATTCAGACATACTGGATTCCAAGACATATCGTGTTTACAGCGTGGAACAGCTGCAGACAGTGATCAACGAGCATCAGGACCATCATGTCTTCATCGACACCTGCGGCAGGAGCCAGCATGACTGCCTGGAAATACTGGAGTCATTCATGTTTCTAACCACGCTTGGCAAGAAGGTTTATAAGTATCTTGTGCTTTCAGCTGTCACGAAGTATGATGACCTTGTGGATATCTGCGAATCATACAAAAAATTCGATTATGATGAGATAATTTTCACCAAGCTTGATGAGACCACGAATTTCGGCAATCTCTTCAGCCTGATTTACCTGTTCGGGTTGCGGATCAGATACATCACCATGGGACAGATGGTGCCTGAAGACATCAGGTCATTCGATATCAGGCGGGATCTGTTGAATTTTCTATTGCATCCAAATCTGGTAAGAGTGGGCTGAAATGAAGAAGGATATTTTTATACACGACTCGTCTTACGTGGATGAACGCGTGAGGATCGGAAGCGGTACGAAAATCTGGCACTTCTGTCACATACTTCAGGACACTGAAATCGGCGAGAACTGTGTATTCGGGCAGAATGTAATGGCAGGGCCGTCAGTCAGGATCGGGAATGGCGTCAAAATTCAGAATAATGTGAGTATTTATAAGGGAGTGACTCTGGAAGATTTCGTATTCTGCGGTCCTTCGATGGTCTTCACCAATGTGATCAACCCGAGAAGCAAGATTGAACGGAAGAATGAATTCAAATCTACACTGGTGAAAAAATGCGCTACACTCGGCGCAAACTGTACTATCATCTGTGGCGTGACTATCGGTGCATATTCCTTTGTAGCAGCAGGAGCGGTGGTGACCAGAAATGTCCCTCCATACGCTCTGGTTGCCGGAGTACCGGCCAAGATCATCGGATGGATGTGTGAATGTGGAAACAGAATTGGATTTACTAAAGGCAAAAATGGGAAATGCTCTGACTGCGGAAAAAAATATCGCGAGAAAGCGGAGAACAAGATCGAGCCTTGCTGAGGCGATTTTATTATTGATTTTATTGTCCTCAGGACTGTTCGCCGACGACCTGGACCTGTTCAGGGAAGGGTACGAACTTTATAAAAATCACAGCTACAATCAAAGCCTTAATCTGCTCAGAAAAATCTCACGTCAATATACAGCTTATGATTACGTCTATTATTTAATTTTGAAAAACTGCGATCGTCTGAATGATCCGATTTACGAAAACCTGATCCTGAAAGCCGACGATTTTATCAGTCAGGATTTCCCCTATTTCAGAGAAATCGTCGAAACCAGGAAATCAGTTCTGCTAGCGCGAAAAAAATATGCCGAAGCCCTGGAATTGACAAGGAATTATCAATCCCATGGAGAATTCCTGCTCTGTGAATTGAGGATCGCAGTCCGAACTGGAGTGCGCAACAATGTTTACGGGACTCTCAATCTGCTCCTGGAGGAGCAGGACATGGAGCTGGCCAAGCGAGCCCTTCAGTCACTGGGACCTTTTTACAGCGACTGCTGGAAAAGCGTTCTTTCCCGGAATTTCTTCCAGTTTGCCTCTGCACTGGTGGGGATTAACTCAGGGAAAGCTCTCGAAGTGATCGGGAAATCAGATTTGAGTAAGGCTGACCGCAACTATCTGACCGCACTGGTTGAATTTCACAGGGACAACATTCCTGCCTCCTGGGAACAGGTAAAAACAGCACTTAACAGTAAAACACAGGCCAGATTTGAACTGATGCTGGATTTTCTGCAAGTTCTGAAAAAGAAGGAAAGGAAGTTCTGCGAATATCTGCCAAAGATCGAGCCATACCTGACCGAATCGTTTTTTTCCCAGAAGGAAATTTCCGACCTGTATCTGGAGACAGCCAGGATAATGCTTTCCTCTGATTCGGAAAAAGAAAGCTTGCGGCTTTTTAAGAAAGCGCAGGGTTTTGCTGAAAAGTGTCACGACGCTGAGCACGATGCTGAGAGTCTTTACAACCTGGCTAAGTGTTCATTCCGCTACAAGAATTATCAGGGAGCTTCCTATTTTTCCAAACTGTTCATCGCTAAATACGGGAACCATAAATACGCTCCTGAGATTTATTTTCTACGCTACCTGCTCGGGAAATTGCTGAAGGACGCGGAGTTTGTTTCGTCAGCTGCTGATGTGTTACTTACCGACTATCCTGAAACTCCCTACAGTTATTACATCCTGGCTTCCGGAAGAAAATTCAGATCTGAAAGCGCGGATGCATTAGATACATACCAGCCACAGCCAGTTACAGCTGAGATGAAAAAACAGAAATATTACCATCTGTTCAAGGCAGGATTTGTCAAGGAAGCCCTCGATCTGATCAAGAAACTTCCGGACGAGCGTGAAATCCAGGTGTCGCTTGGATATTACAGGCTGGTGGCAGCATACTCTGATTCGGCAGTTTTTTACGCTGATCTGATCAACAAAAGGGCCGGGACATACAAGCTTGATCCCGCATTGATTCTTGCCGTGATCAGGGAAGAGTCCCGTTTCGATTTCCGCGCAGTCTCATCTGCTGAAGCCATGGGTCTGATGCAGATCATGGACGGCACCTACAGCTGGCTCTGCAAGCAACTCGAAATCCGGAAAAAAGGTGCACAGGCGCTGCTCGATCCTGATCTCAATGTGACTCTGGGCAGCGCATATCTGAAAATCCTCGAGGACAGGTATTCCGGTTACCCCGAAAAATTGATTTATGTAATTGCGGCATATAATGGCGGTCCCGGTAATGTCGACAAATGGATAGATCGTTACGGACCTGAAAATTTTCTTCTGTTCGTGCCGTTTTCAGAGACTAAGAATTACCTCGCAAAAGTATTCAAAAGCTATTACAATTACAGAAATCCTTCCGAATAATTCAAAAGCTGGAAAGTTTAATGTTCAAAGCCATTGTCCCCACAGATCGTCTGCCGATCCTGATCCTGGACACGATCAGTTACTGCAACCTGCACTGCGTGATGTGTCCGCAGGGAGACCCGGTAGTGAAAGCCAGTACTCCCCGCGGGCAGATGGATTTCGGGCTGTACCGGAGTATCATCGACGAGATCACTTCAACTGACGGAATCAAGGTCGATGCGATTCTCCCGTTCTGGAACGGTGAAGCGCTGCTTAACCCGGAATTCAGGGCAATGGTCGAATATGCAGCGGCCAGGCATAAAATCCTGCCCGGATTCAACGTGTTCTCCATGCATACCAATTTTCTGCTCTGCGATCCTGAGATGAGCAGAGCGATCATTCGATCCGGCATTTTCGGGCCGATCACTGTTTCCATCGATGCTGTAAACCAGAACACTTATGAAGGAATCAGGCAGGGAGGAAAATTCGGAGTCCTTCTGCAAAACCTGGAATTCTTTCTGGATTACCGCAGGACTGCGGGGTTGAAATCCCCGAGCATCACTGTGCAGTTCATCGTGATGGACAGAAATCTTAATGAAGCTATCGAATTCAATCGATTCTGGCAGCAGAAATTCGCAGAATTCGGGAGCTCTCCCCAAATTGTTTTCAATGATTCCGCAAGTTTCGACCGTGACACGATATTTTTCCGGCTGTTACAGACAGGAGATCCGGCTGGGCAGGCTGAAGCGCGCAACCTGCACTCCCAGATCCGTGCTAAACTTGAGCGCGAGTCTCAAGCTGCCAGGGTGACTTCTCTGGAAACAGCTAAAGAGGCTGCTGACAGCGGCAGGCCACCATGCGTAGTGCTGTGGCAGCAGCTTGCGGTGCGTTATGATGGAACAGTATCACCCTGCTGCCGTGATATCGGATGCTCAATGGAGCTCGGGAATATCAGGGAAAAATCACTGAAGGAGATTTTTTTCGGGGCTCAGATCAATCAGTTGAGATTTTCCCATATCAGGGGTGAATTTTCCGCTCTGCCGCTCTGCTCAAACTGCCTCGACCAGACCTCTCATGAGATAACCCTGGAAGAGATTTCCAGGTTTCTCAGCTCAGTCGGGCGCAGCGATCTGGAATCAGGATTCGTGTGCCGTGTCGCTAAAAAAATTCCCCGGGAAAACTCGGCAACCCACTATCAGAAGGGACGAAAATCCTTGCAGAAGGGTGACTATCTGAAGGCTGTGGAAGAATTCAGCGAAGCTCTCAGGCATTCCGAAAACGCAGAAATCTGGGCAGGACTTGGGGAGGCTTATGGTTTCATTGGAAAATACCAGGAAGCCAGGGAAAATTTGAAGAAAGCCATGGAGATCGGCAAATTTTCTCCGGAAGCTCCGCTGGACGGATACTGTCTGGGTCATTCATTATACAAAGCGAGAGATTCTTTTCTTAAAGCCTTGCTGCTGGATGAGAAAGCAGACTATTTTCACAGCCTGGGACAGGTGGCACTCTATTCCAGAAATTTCCACGAGGCAGTGCATTATCTCGAACTGGCGGTGGAAAAAGGTGTGAGTGCCGCTGAACGGGATCTCGCGCTCTGCCATTATCTGAGCGGGGATCCTGAAAAAGCCCTGAAATATTACCCGTATCTGGACCATTTTTCCGCAGAACTGGCTGAAGTCTGCGAAAAATTGAAACCAGGCTCTTCGAGAGTCTTCAGGCTGGGAAATTCTCTTACTGAAACAGCGGGCAGATTCGTCAAACCGACCATCGCATAT containing:
- a CDS encoding nucleotidyltransferase domain-containing protein, with protein sequence MSAVLEKLPAKSIFLYGSYARGEEKEISDIDIAVIVDKIEGNYLELSADLNGIGRKIDPRIEPVLLPDTKDPSGFLETIIKTGKVFYQRAA
- a CDS encoding HEPN domain-containing protein; the encoded protein is MEIKEKVNYWLAIAEYDFETAKAMYISGRYLYVGFMCHQVLEKALKAHYWIVLKKEPPYTHKLEVLVAAVNLTPSLSETQNRLIDKLTPLNIQIRYPKNMELMMSSIDRDVSEKLINETEIFFQWIKQQIGS
- a CDS encoding acyltransferase produces the protein MKKDIFIHDSSYVDERVRIGSGTKIWHFCHILQDTEIGENCVFGQNVMAGPSVRIGNGVKIQNNVSIYKGVTLEDFVFCGPSMVFTNVINPRSKIERKNEFKSTLVKKCATLGANCTIICGVTIGAYSFVAAGAVVTRNVPPYALVAGVPAKIIGWMCECGNRIGFTKGKNGKCSDCGKKYREKAENKIEPC
- a CDS encoding lytic transglycosylase domain-containing protein, translating into MGNALTAEKNIARKRRTRSSLAEAILLLILLSSGLFADDLDLFREGYELYKNHSYNQSLNLLRKISRQYTAYDYVYYLILKNCDRLNDPIYENLILKADDFISQDFPYFREIVETRKSVLLARKKYAEALELTRNYQSHGEFLLCELRIAVRTGVRNNVYGTLNLLLEEQDMELAKRALQSLGPFYSDCWKSVLSRNFFQFASALVGINSGKALEVIGKSDLSKADRNYLTALVEFHRDNIPASWEQVKTALNSKTQARFELMLDFLQVLKKKERKFCEYLPKIEPYLTESFFSQKEISDLYLETARIMLSSDSEKESLRLFKKAQGFAEKCHDAEHDAESLYNLAKCSFRYKNYQGASYFSKLFIAKYGNHKYAPEIYFLRYLLGKLLKDAEFVSSAADVLLTDYPETPYSYYILASGRKFRSESADALDTYQPQPVTAEMKKQKYYHLFKAGFVKEALDLIKKLPDEREIQVSLGYYRLVAAYSDSAVFYADLINKRAGTYKLDPALILAVIREESRFDFRAVSSAEAMGLMQIMDGTYSWLCKQLEIRKKGAQALLDPDLNVTLGSAYLKILEDRYSGYPEKLIYVIAAYNGGPGNVDKWIDRYGPENFLLFVPFSETKNYLAKVFKSYYNYRNPSE
- a CDS encoding GDSL-type esterase/lipase family protein → MFKAIVPTDRLPILILDTISYCNLHCVMCPQGDPVVKASTPRGQMDFGLYRSIIDEITSTDGIKVDAILPFWNGEALLNPEFRAMVEYAAARHKILPGFNVFSMHTNFLLCDPEMSRAIIRSGIFGPITVSIDAVNQNTYEGIRQGGKFGVLLQNLEFFLDYRRTAGLKSPSITVQFIVMDRNLNEAIEFNRFWQQKFAEFGSSPQIVFNDSASFDRDTIFFRLLQTGDPAGQAEARNLHSQIRAKLERESQAARVTSLETAKEAADSGRPPCVVLWQQLAVRYDGTVSPCCRDIGCSMELGNIREKSLKEIFFGAQINQLRFSHIRGEFSALPLCSNCLDQTSHEITLEEISRFLSSVGRSDLESGFVCRVAKKIPRENSATHYQKGRKSLQKGDYLKAVEEFSEALRHSENAEIWAGLGEAYGFIGKYQEARENLKKAMEIGKFSPEAPLDGYCLGHSLYKARDSFLKALLLDEKADYFHSLGQVALYSRNFHEAVHYLELAVEKGVSAAERDLALCHYLSGDPEKALKYYPYLDHFSAELAEVCEKLKPGSSRVFRLGNSLTETAGRFVKPTIAYALADEFNLRVVNLGVGGDSVSDLYHRISAQMETFQPLRDNYFVVFIGANDALMERDPAEFREFYRKLLKLFPALSTLCLTLPDIFCKTKIGNPPDTSLYNSIIATVADDAGCKLLDLAKTALPPDCYLEDGLHFKTRGLELIEEAINRSLGSMMRKARIGLNATLEAYRQFQAGKSPADFLILAGFLTERKKYRTLLVLHKYYRIKELKVYAYLAEAHQKTGSYKRARLMFYKLSRRLDPRFYESVAYCLRMEGKYFLSTFAYLFSALILKKPSLIRNAFYNFRLLGRTQ